The Malaclemys terrapin pileata isolate rMalTer1 chromosome 5, rMalTer1.hap1, whole genome shotgun sequence genomic interval ATCATTTTTCCTTTCAATTATCCATATATTTTGGTTTCCAATTTTGTAAACAAAAACATCAATGCTTTCTTTACAATTAGTATTTTCTGGTCATGTAGCATTTTGATTAAGTAAAGTTAAATAAAAGATAACCAGGTAGACTTCTTAATAGGCTACGCCTTTATTTGTTGTCTTAtctacaaaacaaaaatcactttaTCTTAAGATTTTTGTAAGGAATTTCAACTTTTAAGTGAATGAAGTTGCCTCATGTCCAGTGTAATTATACGCAGtataaaacatacattttttaCAATCAAACTGAGCATCTTTCCTTAATTAGCTAGATAGCTCTGATTTTAATTAATGTTACATCATATCCCACCTGCATGAGTATAACATGCAAGAGCCTTTCTTACCTAACCTTCAGTCTTCTGGTACCAAGTTTGTGTAGCAAAATTTACATACAAAAGAAAACTTTAAGGCTGCACAGTCATGCACAGTTATAAAATACCAGAATGAAGGTTGTCTCTGTGATTTTAATTTGGCGCCATTGTGCATATTAGTTTAAAGAGAATTAAAGCCACTTTAATTTTGAATGAGGTGttcgctggggggtggggaggggttaatgcagtttaactaatccacttcaaattcacacctttagtcaattcagattaattttcctggatgtccctgtgtagacaagctcttaactATGGAGTCACTTCCGGTCCTCTATACTATGCAAAAACTACAATACTATACTAAGACTGATGTTTAAACCTGTTCAtaagtcaggaaattcagagttaaaagaaataaatgctctttttaaaaaggaaaaatgcacATTCCTCCCTACTCTAGAAATGATTGATATAATTAACTCGTGCATGAGCAGAAGCAGAACTTTTCAACTCACTTTTACACCTATTTGTTGGACTGTAAGGGTAGTATATCATGTTAATAACTGAAGTTCCTAAATAGttttttttggtatttaaaaatatatctttcaATTCATCTTAAAGATATCCAAAGCAGCCCTTAGCCTGCTCCTCTGCATGTATGACTTAATTCATAGTACTCTAACAGGTACATTTGTCTAACACACTCTAAGGTGAGGGATGAGAGCCGAGTAAAAACTGTGCTTtaatctctcccctcctctccctgccccatttcATCATCTCTCCCAACTAAGCCCTCACCCATTCTACCCTCAGAGGTGCTGGAAGAGGTAACCAATTTAAGAAAACACCAAGCCTCAAGGGGCTCCCTTTCCCATTTTAGTTCAGTCCGCAGCCAGTCCTTCAATACAATGTTGTTCTGGGCTCAGTTCCAGAAGCTGCTGCGTGCTGAACGCtatgagaatttggcccttaatgtgTTAGGAAGCTTGCATGTTAACCGGAAGAGTGATACTAGCGCTTACAGAGGAGGTAAGGAAATTGTATTATAAACCTGGAGAGCAGTTGAAAGTTCAACCTTGTTTTTGGAAACTTGTTCTCCAAGACAGTTACAATTTCTAAATGTACTGTAATTCCACTCAACCAAATTCAAATGACCCAGCCTAGTTATCCAAAACAACACTGTGTCCCCCACGTAGCCCTATGTCAGTTACATACCAACTGATTAACTAACATTAAGGCTGCGGGAACTGTGATGTAGAAAGATTTCCCAATAGGatgaggaaaggagggagggaaacgAAGGGAGGCAAAGAGGAGGGtaagggagagaaaaggggaaggaaagaagaCGGGAGAGGTGCTGCTTGAATGCTTCCCAATGCTgacagccctgggctctgcagaCACCAATACAAATACCAAGGGGAACGGCCAGTTCCCTCCCCTAACGCTGACGGTGCTGGGAAGCACTAAAGCATAGGGTTAAAAtgagacagggggtggggggtaataggggcttatataagaaaaagttccaaaaaacaggactgtccctttaaaaacggggtatctggtcaccctactaaagCAGCACTAACAAggctctttctctcttttctaccctcctctctgcctccctcttTTCCTCATCCTACCCAGAAATCCTGCCACTTAACATTCCACTTCCATTTATCCAAACGCACAGTTACCCAAAGGAATCAGATGGCCCCCAGACCATTCTGATAAATGGAACTGTACTGTACTTAAAACCACAAATTctctctcatagagctggaagagaaaAACCCTAAAAAAGGAAGAACATAGAAGAATACCACATGTTAATCATTCCAGTCATTAGGATGCACATATCCAGTAACAGCACATGGGTCCCTTGTTTTGCTAGAAACGTCACATGCACAGAGCGGGTTTTCAAAccattaaaaaactagaacatttAAGAGTAACAAACAGAACATGTTTCTAAAATCATCCCATGCAGATGgaaataatctctgtaaaattGCGTCTTTGCATTAGCTTTGGATTAAGTGAGAGATGCTCCTTAACTTTATTGAAACATGCTGCAGTGTATTAGTcttgcaataaaatatatttcaaaaagtCATCACACAGTCAAGCTGTGCATTTTGATCCAATATATTTTTGagttaaagcaaaataaagagccagtttaatGCAGCTTCACTTCAAAAAGTATGTACATGTCCAAAGTTCTCCAGTTCAAAAAATATTCCCTGCTTGCCACAGGAAATTAGCTGTCATTCTCAAAGTAAACTCTTCCAACTAGGGAAAATGATTCGTGTTCCAAGTTAGTTGGTAAAAGAAAAAACTGACATTTTAGAAACTAAAAACGTCATCTTTGTTTCTCTGTTTGTTTTAGCCTATAGGTCTGCTGCAGAGAGCACAATAAAAGAACTCTCCAAGCATGGCAACCTTCAACAACAGTCCCTGGAACGCGACTACGTCCCTTTACCAATACCTTGGTTTTCAAGTGCAAAAGATTTACCCTTTCCATGATAACTGGAACACTGCCTGCTTTATTATTCTGGTTCTATTtatctttactgtagtttctctGGTGGCGTTGGCTTTCCTTTACGAGTTGCTTGACTGTTGCTGCTGtgtgaaaaataaaaccatgaaAGACCTAGAGAATGAATCCAATCCAGTTAGAACCATGATGGACAGCTTTagaaagagagaaacagaagTGGTGTAGTAATGATTGATCACTAGAACTCACAGAAGAACCAACAAGAAAATGAAGCCTCTTGCATCTTATGAGCAAGTCATGTGCTTTTTGGGCCTTAAAAATCATTATTAGCAACAATTATTTCACTTCTGGATGTGAACTTGAATGGCTAGCAAAATCTTTATATGGCCCACCTGTTAGAATGTTATGTGGGAAGAAAGATTTTCGTTTTTAAATGAACTTTTGTCATCTATATTTGATTACTAGAGTAAATATTTGTTCATCTGAACAATTCACAATGTTGCTTAATTGGAGAAATACAGATCAATCTGATTGTCACCCTCACCCCTGCCATCTCATGTCTCCTCCTTGGTCTATAAGCTTCTCCCATATGTTTGCCTGCCACAGCCACATGCAATACACCTTAATGTGAAAGGATACTTCTGTCCATGTGTGCCCGAAATCAGGAGAGGTGGGTTGGATTCCAGAAACTCCTTACCTTTCAGCACCTCTCCTTTTGGGGGAAGTTTGCACAAAATTTACCCAAACAATAGTAGTCTtcttaaaaacaagtttattaaaaggaaaaaatgtcagtaaaacaaaataaatggttttcATTACACACTGCATCTGAATATTTTGCAAAGCCCAGTGCGGTAGGCTTTCTTATtagataaaaaaagaaaaatgttcatcCCCAGAAAACAAGTACCTCTCTGACCACTTCCACTTCCTGGAAGGACCTGACAGCTTCTCCCTGCAGTTCAGAAGTCCCACCCTATCCCCCACCCGAACTGCTTGTCAATTCCTAGGTGTTAGAGTTTATCATCACATCAGAGTGAGGTCACCTCAATATTTCCACAAAGGAGTGTTTAATCAAGAGTACTGTCTGGAGGGAAATGAGTGTCTTTTCCCCCCCATACAAGAACAAATCACCTAAGAGATTCCCTCCCACATCTTCCTGTCTCCAAGTCCATAATTTCACAGATCATTCCtgatctccacctccctcccacactTCTACCAGTCAAGGGGATTGCCTTTTGAGTTACAGATCCACTGTTTTTGGCTACAGACGTTAGAACACACTTTCATGCTGGATGTATCGAGTTTCTATATTAGGGCAAgcctacattacaaaattaatttGACTTAAGTTACGTTGACATACAGCCACCCCAGTAATTAAATCTCTTTTGCCTGTCCACACTACCTTCCTTGTGTCGgcagtgtgcatcctcaccaggagcgcgcACACTGATTTAACTATCAGTgtagggcattgtgggatggcttttGAAAGGCAggaacagtcaatgtaagcaacacagtatCAACACTGACAATGCATTGACTTAACTGCATCCACCTAAGCACTATTCCTCTCGCataggtggagttattaagtcagtgtagttggcgagttacatcggtgggagctacattttagtgtagacgcttacagagttaggtcagcataagctgccttatgtcaacctaactctgtagtacaGACCAGGCCCCAGCTGTCCAGAGTTAGCACGACTTTGACTATTTTAGACTCTCTTATCAATCTTTCCTTGCCATGAAATACGTATTATTGACAGACTATCTtgggtaaaagtgatcatgacatgatagagttcacgattctaaggaatggtaggagggagaacagcaggaggcagactttagcaaactcagggagttggtaagaTCCCACAGGaggcaagtctaaggggaaaaacagttcaagagagttggcagtattTCAGAGATagtattaagggcacaagaacaaactatcccactgcctAGGAAAGATggaaagtatggcaagagaccacactGACTTAACCTGGAGATCTTCAacgatctgaaactcaaaagagagccccaaaaaagtggaaactaggtcaaattacaaaggacgAATATAAACAatataacacaagtatgtagggacaaaattagaaagaccaaggcacaaaacgagattaaacgagctagagacataaagggtaacaagaaaacatcatacaaatacattagaaacaagaggaagaccaagcacAGAGTAAGCCCGTAACTCCATGAAGGGGGAGTGTAGTGAAGTGGAGCAGCCTCCCCCCGAACTAGAGAGCAAGGGACCACTATACTCCTCTGGTGGGCAGACCtaaaacctccccaccccccgcaccgGACCCAGGGTGGGACAGGAAATATAAAAGCAGAgccccagagctcagttggggctggaaCACGGGAGGAAGCAGACATCTCTTCCAGGAAGCAGAGATCTTTGTAGGATCTCGGACTAGCCCCCAAGTGGAGCCACACCCTGCAGTTGGAGGAGATGGACAAGTATCCCAAGGAACTGCCAGAACTGCTCTCAGATGAATGCCCCGAGGAGCTGTGGGGACTGCCGGCGCCCGAggacacataagaacggccatactgggtcagaccaaagatccatctagccaagaagcttgtcttccaacagtggccaatgccaggtgctccagaaggaatgaacagaacaggtaatcatcaagtgatccatcctctgtcgcccattcccagcttctggaaaacaagaggccagggacaccatccctgcccatcctggctaatagccattgatggacctatcccccatgaatttatctagttcttttttgaaccctattatagtcttggccttcacaacatcctctgtcaaggagttccagaggttgactgtgcattgtgttaaaaagtacttccttttgtttgttttaaacctgctgcctattaatttcatttggtggcctctagttcttgcgttatgagaaggagtaaaaaacacttccttatttactttctccacactagtcatgattttatagacctctatcatatcccccctcagtcgtgtccttttcaagatgaaaagtcccagtcttattaatccctccgcatacggcagccgttccatgcccttagtcatttttgttgcccttttctgaaccttttccaagtccaatatatcttttttgagatggggcgagcacaactgcacgcagtattcgagatgtgggcataccatggatttatatagaggcaacatgatattttctgtcttattatctatccctttctgaatgattcccaacattctgttcacttttttgactgccgcagcAGACAAGAGGCAGAGGATAGAGGGCCTTTGGACTATGGAGCCCTATACCCAGACTGTGGTAGGACATAAGGGCCTAGAAAGACGTCCAAGTCAAAGATGACccccaggttacaggcctgagtgacaggcaggatggtggggtTGTCTCCAGTGACTGAGAAAGGAGGTACTGAGGAGGACTTGGCGAGGGGGGtaattaagagctctgttttagccacacTGAGCTTGAGCGGACAAAAAGACATCCAAAACAACTGTTCACTCAGAACTAGAATCAGACCAAATTCATTCCTTTTAGGACACACAGTAGCAGTACTGAACACTTCTGATATTGGCTGGGTCTGACACGGACATAAAAGAGGAAATAGCTTCCAATGAGTTGCTTTGACCTAAATACCCAAAACACAGCTAAGCAGTTAGGGTTCTTACGCACACAAAATACAGGACTCAAATCCACagaagcaaggaaatgaaaaattatgcCCTCCAACAGTACACAACCtctattccccccacccacaggcaTACACTTTACCGTTAACAATACCACCCTACACTACAGACCACAACTTAAACTCTTTGCTGttctgcacacacacccctttcccagATGATATTTATCCAACATTAGTACTTGTGGATGTTTGGTACAGTAGTTGGTTACGCTGAGAGAGGGTAGGTTGGGGTAAAGGGGATGATGGAAGGCTGGCATCCCTACTGGGGAAACGTTAAGGTCCTGATGTGTGGTGTAGGGTAGTTGTGGCAATGGTAAGGTGtgtgccccttcccccactgggTGTAACTGCTAACCCTTTGGGAATCTGGAGCATTTTACAGCTTCCGTGCAAGCATCAACACGGACTGTGCCAAAGTCACCAGTGCAAGAGCGCGGGGGTGGCAATGTCAAAGCCACAGCTTCCTGCGCCAACAGCAATATTCTCAGGGCACAAGAGTCCCCCGGAGGTGTCTAAAGGAGAGTTCAGAGGCACGCTGCATTGTTCTTTCAGGCACAGGATGACATCTGCAGCCACATCTGATACTCTGCTTATTATGGTCAATATCTAGGCAGATAGAGCATACCGACATAGTTCTGCCATACAGTCATGTCTTGAAATCACTGAGCAGTCTCTTTCTTCAGAAAACTTTCCTGCAACAAAGACAGGGTGCATCAAGAAAAAACGGAAAATCAGTGGGaaagcctgaggcagaagctgaTTGGTCGAAAATGCACTCAGAAGGAAAAATAAGCAGCGGAGAGGCACACCAGAATGCTAGAGCACCAAAATAATCATTAATATGCTGCAGAACTGCACTGGAGCACTGAGGCAAAGTATGAAGTTGACTGCAGAATACAGCTGTCCCTGTGCTCAGCAATACAGGTCACCAGGACCACATCACTTCTATTCACTGCTCTCTGTTGGCTCTTTACTGAACATGGAAGTCAGTTTAAAGACATCTGACGTGCCTTGCCAAACTCTGCATGGAACTGGCCTTAGCTACTGAGACACCGTCTCTCTCGCTTTCTGATTCCAGTGAAACTATTGGCCAATACAGAGCAACTTGTAATCACAGGTTACAGAACCTTCCCAGACTGATAGATCAAGACTTACTGCCAGACAAAACAAGAATGACCCTAACCACATGGCAcacaaagcaaaatataaaaCCCAGTTCTTTCTCCAAGCATACACCTTTTTattaaatgataaaaaaaaaatcttagctaGCCCATTggcaaggaagggagagagagatcactttgtTGTTGACTTTACTCTTGGGAGACACTCAAGGCTTGTCTATATTATGGGGACTCTAGCGGCACAGCTATGGCATGACAGCTATGCAGCTGTAACCCCATGGTGTAGATTCACACTACACGGACGGAAGCGGTTTccccattgctgtagtatctCTACCTCCCTGAGCAATGGAGCTAGGTCGACATAAGCGTTCTTCCGTTGACAAACCCGCATCTACACTGAGGGtttatatcagcatagctatggtgctcaggagagcagtagctatgtcaatctcagttttaagtgtagatcagaccTGCGATGGTACAGTGATGGGCACCAATATAGTAGCCTAAATAAAAGGAAAGACAGGGTGGAAAGCTGAAAACACTGAAAAGCATACAGTAAAAAGAGCAGGAGTGATGCACAACCATAGCACACCAGGAGCTTCTTCATGAAGCAGGGTCAAGCATAAACTGGCTGCAAAGTTCAGAGACCAGCATTTACATCATCCAGAGGATGGCATGTCAGTTACAGTACAGGGCCTGACCCACACTCTACCTCCATCCTCCAGAGTCAAAATTCTTTAAGAGTTGTAGAAGTTCCTGCACTCTCATGCTCAGGAGCTAAGACCCAAGCATAAGAATCCTAGAGGATCATATCTTTGGAGAATGGCTCTGGCCACACAGGAAGTTTACTGAAAGACTGACCCAATGGGGTATGTGGACAGATGGAAAGAAACAATCAGAGGTACTTTCACCaacctgtgttttgttttgagcTTGATGATCCACCCTGCTCtagttttgcttttttctttttggaagaTGCTGAATC includes:
- the SMIM18 gene encoding small integral membrane protein 18, with protein sequence MATFNNSPWNATTSLYQYLGFQVQKIYPFHDNWNTACFIILVLFIFTVVSLVALAFLYELLDCCCCVKNKTMKDLENESNPVRTMMDSFRKRETEVV